The window GCGACCCGCCCCCGGTGCGCCGTGCCGAAGAAGGCCGAGAAGCGGGAGCAGGTGTCGATCGCACCGCCCCAGGCGTGGCTGAAGCGCACGCCCTCCAGCTGCGGGAAACAGGTGAAGAAGTGCCCGGCGAGCTTCGCGTAGGTCTCGGGCCGGTCGTCGTACTCGGCGCGCACCCGGCCGCCGTACGGGTAGACCGCGTCGTAGCCGCCCCACAGGATCCGGTTGTCGGCGGACAGCCGGAAGTAGTGGAACTGGTTCGCCGAGTCCCCGAGGCCCTGCCGGTTCTTCCAGCCGATCGAGGCGAGCTGGCCGGCGGTCAGCGGCTCGGTCATCAGCGCGTAGTCGTAGACCGGGACGGTGTACGGGCGCACGCGCCTGACCAGGTTCGGGAAGATGTTCGTGCCGAGGGCGACCCGGCGGGCGCGCACACTGCCGTACGGCGTGCGCACGGCCATACCGGCGCCGTACGGCTTCAGGCCGAGCGCGGGCGTGTTCTCGTACACGCGGACACCCAGCTCGACGCAGGCACGCTTGAGGCCCCAGACGAGCTTGGCGGGGTTGAGCAAAGCGACGCCCCGGCGGTCGTGCAGGCCGGCGAGGAAGGTCGGTGAGTCGACCTGTTCCCGTACGGCTTCGGCGTCCAGGTACTCGACGCCGTCGGCCAGGCCCCGGCCCTTCAACTCCTCGTGCCACTCGCGCAGTTCGGCCGCCTGGTACGGCTCGGTGGCGACGTCGATCTCGCCGGTGCGCTCGAAGTCGCAGTCGAGGGAGTAGCGGGCGACGGCCGCCTCGATGGCGTCGAGGTTGCGGGCGCCCAGCTCCTCCAGCCGGTGGATCTCGTCGGGCCAGCGGGTCAGGCCGTTGGCGAGACCGTGGGTGACGGAGGCCGCGCAGAAGCCGCCGTTGCGGCCCGAGGCGGCCCAGCCCGCCTCGCGGCCCTCGACCAGGACCACCTCGCGGCCGGGGTCGCGCTCCTTGGCGAGAAGCGCGGTCCACAGTCCGCTGTAGCCGCCGCCCACGACGAGCAGGTCGCAGGTCTCGGCGGTGGTGAGGGCGGGCTCGGGACGCGGCCTGCCGGGGTCGTCCAGCCAGTACGAGACCGGCTGGGCGTCCGAAAGCGACTTCGCCCAGTTCTTGTCACGGCTCATGGCGCTTGGGGCCATGATTTCAACTCCCTACGACTGCTGCTTTCCTGGTTTCCTTGTGCCGCTATGCCTTTTGGCGGTTCCTGCGGTTGCCGATGACCATTCCGGCCAGCACGAACAGTACGGCGACGATGAACATGGCCGTACCGATGACGTTGATCTGAACGGGTGTGCCGCGCTGCGCCGAGCCCCAGACGAACATGGGGAACGTGACCGTCGAACCGGCGTTGAAATTGGTGATGATGAAGTCGTCGAAGGAGAGCGCGAACGCGAGCAGCGCTCCCGCGGCGATTCCGGGAGCCGCGATGGGCAGGGTGACGCGGACGAAGGTCTGCACGGGACCCGCGTACAGGTCCTGCGCCGCCTGTTCCAGGCGCGGGTCCATCGACATCACGCGCGCCTTGACGGCGGTGACCACGAAGCTCAGACAGAACATGATGTGCGCGATCAGGATCGTCCAGAAGCCCAGCTGCGCGCCCAGGTTGAGGAAGAGCGTGAGCAGCGAGGCCGCCATGACGACCTCGGGCATCGCCATCGGAAGGAAGATCAGCGAGTTCACGGCGCCGCGCGCGCGGAAGCGGTAGCGGACCAGCGCGAAGGCGATCATCGTGCCGAGGACGGTGGCGCCCAGCGTCGCCCAGCCGGCGATCTGCAGGCTCAGCGAGAGCGAGCCGCACAGGTCGGCGACCCCGCAGGGATCGGTCCAGGCGTCCGTGGAGAACTGCTGCCATTCGTAGTTGAAGCGCCCCTTCGGATTGTTGAAGGAGAACACCGTGACGACGATGTTCGGCAGCAGCAGATAACCGAGCGTCAGCAGACCGGCGATGACGACGAGACGGCTTTTCAACCAGCGCAAGAGGGCCATCTAGACCAGATCCTCCGTCCCGGACTTACGGATGTAGAGCGTGACGATGGCGAGGATTCCCGCCATGAGAATGAAGGAGAGGGCGGCGGCCGTCGGATAGTCGAGAATGCGCAGGAACTGCGTCTGGATGACGTTTCCGACCATGCGGGTGTCCGTGGAGCCGAGCAGGTCGGCGTTCACGTAGTCGCCGCTCGCCGGAATGAAGGTGAGCAGCGTCCCGGAGACGACACCGGGCATCGACAGCGGGAACGTCACCTTGCGGAAGGTCGTGAAGGGCTTCGCGTACAGGTCGCCCGCCGCCTCGTGCAGCCGCCCGTCGATGCGCTCCAGGGAGGTGTAGAGCGGCAGGATCATGAACGGCAGGAAGTTGTACGTGAGACCGCAGACCACCGCGAGCGGGGTCGCCAGCACCCGGTCCCCCGCCGTGACGCCGAGCCAGCTCGTGACGTCCAGGACGTGCAGCGAGTTGAGGGCGCCGACGACCGGGCCGCCGTCCGCGAGGATCGTCTTCCAGGCCAGCGTACGGATCAGGAAGCTGGTGAAGAACGGCGCGATCACCAGAATCAGGATGAGGTTGCGCCAGCGGCCCGCACGGAACGCGATCAGATACGCGAGCGGGTAACCGAGCAGCAGGCACAGGATCGTGGCGGTGCCGGCGTACGCGATGGAGCGCAGGAACTGCGGCCAGTAGTCGGCCACCGCGTCCCAGTAGGTCGCGAAGTGCCAGGTGACCTTGTAGCCCTCCTCCAGGGAGCCCGTCTGCACGGACGTGGAGGCCTGGTAGACCATGGGCAGGGCGAAGAAGACGACCAGCCACAGGAGGCCGGGGAGCAGCAGCCAGTACGGGGTGAGGCGGCCTCTCCTGCGAGGCGGGCGCTCCTTCGGTGCGGGGGCCGGCGCCAGGGGTGGCGCGTCGGTGACGGTCGTCATCAGGCCGCCTCTTCCTCGACCGTTTCGATACCGGCGTCGATGTCCTGAGCGGCGTCCAGACCGAAGGTGTGCGCGGGGTTCCAGTGCAGGACCACCTCGGCGCCGGGCACGAGCCGTGCGTCGCGGTCGATGTTCTGGGCGTAGACCTCGAACTCCGGGCAGACCGGGCTGTCGATGACGTACTGCGTGGAGACTCCGATGAAGCTGGAGTCGGCGATCGTGCCGGTGATGCGGTTGCGGCCCGCCGGGATCTCGCCCGCGGCGTCGGCGTGCGTGAGCGAGATCTTCTCGGGACGTACGCCCACCAGGACCTTGCCGCCGGTCGTCGTGGGCGCGGAACACCGGGCCGCGGGCAGGACGAGCTTGCCGCCGCCCGCCTTGAGGACGATCTCGTCGCCGCTCCTGCTGTCGACCTCGGCCTCGATGAGGTTGGAGGTGCCGAGGAAGTTGGCGACGAACGTGGTGTGCGGGTTCTCGTAGAGGTCGGCGGGCGAGCCGAGCTGTTCGACGCGGCCCGCGTTCATCACGGCGACCGTGTCGGCCATCGTCATGGCCTCCTCCTGGTCGTGCGTGACGTGGACGAAGGTGATGCCGACCTCGGTCTGGATGCGCTTGAGCTCCAGCTGCATCTGGCGGCGCAGCTTGAGGTCGAGGGCGCCGAGGGGCTCGTCGAGGAGGAGCACCTTGGGGGTGTTGATCAGCGCGCGGGCGACGGCCACGCGCTGCTGCTGGCCGCCGGAGAGCTGGTGGGGCTTCTTGCGGGCCTGCTCACCGAGCTGGACCAGGTCGAGCATGTCCCCGACCTGCTTCTTCACCGACTTGATGCCGCGCCGGCGCAGACCGAAGGCGACGTTCTCGAAGATGTCCAGGTGCGGGAAGAGGGCGTACGACTGGAAGACGGTGTTCACGGGCCGCTTGTACGGCGGCAGGTTCGTGACGTCCTGGTCGCCGAGCGAGACCGAGCCGGAGGAAGGTTCCTCCAGGCCGGCGATCATGCGCAGGGTGGTGGTCTTGCCGCAGCCGGAGGCGCCGAGCAGGGCGAAGAAGGAGCCCTGCGGGACGGTCAGGTCGAGGGGCTGGACGGCGGTGAAGGAGCCGTAGGTCTTGCTGATCCCGGAGAGACGGACGTCGCCACCGGTGTCTGTGTCGTTCTTCGTGGTCACGGTGATCACGCCCCCGTCAGCTTTGCGAACTTCTCTTCGTACGACGTCTCTTCCTTCGTGCTCAGGGAGCGGAAGGAGTGGGACTTGGCCGCCATGGCGGCGTCGGGAATGATCAGCGGGTTGTTCGCCGCCGACTTGTCGATCTTCGCCAGCTCGGCCTTCACGCCGTCGACGGGACAGACGTAGTTGATGTACGCGGCGAGCTGCGCGGCCGGACGGGGCTCGTAGTAGTAGTCGATGAGCCGCTCGGCGTTGGTCTTGTGCCGTGCCTTGACGGGGACGAGCAGGTTGTCCGTGGACGTCAGGTAGCCGCTGTCCGGGATGACGAAGTCGACGTCCGGGCTGTCCGCCTTGAGCTGCACGACGTCACCGGCCCAGGCGACACAGGCCGCGAGGTCGCCCTTGGTGAGGTCGGACGTGTAGTCGTTGCCGGTGAAGCGGCGTATCTGGCCCTTGTCGACGGCCTTCTGGAGCCGGGCGATCGCCGCGTCGAAGTCGTCGTCCGTGAACTTCGCCGGGTCCTTGCCCATGTCGAGCAGGGTCATGCCCATGCTGTCGCGCATCTCCGACAGGAAGCCGATGCGCCCCTTGAGCCTGGGGTTGTCGAGCATGTCCGACAGCGACTTCACCTCCACGCCGTCCAGCGCCTTCTTGTTGTAGGCGATGACGGTGGAGATACCGGTCCAGGGATACGAGTACGCGCGTCCCGGATCCCAGTCGGGGGTGCGGAACTGCTGGGAGAGGTTGGCGTACGCGTGCGGCAGGTTGGAGGCGTCCAGCTTCTGCACCCAGCCGAAGCGGATGAGGCGGGCGGCCAGCCAGTCGGTGACGCAGATGAGGTCGCGCCCGGTGTCCTGGCCCGCCGCGAGCTGCGGTTTGATCTTCCCGAAGAACTCGACGTTGTCGTTGATGTCCTCGGTGTACTTGACGCTGATGCCGGTGCGTTCGGTGAACGCGTCGAGCGTGGGGTGCCGTTTCTCGCTGTCGTCGACGTCCATGTACTCGGTCCAGTTGGAGAAGCTGATCCGCTTCTCCTTGGCCGAGTGGTCCTCGGACGAGACGCCCGCGGTGTTCTTCGCCGCGGGGATGCCGCAGGCGCTCAGCGTCCCGAGCCCGCCCAGGGCGAGCGCGCCGCCCGTCGAGGCGCGCAACAGCGAACGGCGGGTGAGGGAGGCCCTGCCGTTGCCGAGGCTGCGCCGCACGGCGGCCGGCCGGGCCGGGGACAGGCGGTCGGGCTCGTACTGCTCCATGCTCGTGGTGCCCTTTCGGGAGGGTTCGGCCGGTCTCGGCCGGTGGTGACTAGCGGTCCCCGAAGATCGTGCGGTGCCAGTCCTTCCTGGCCACCGCGGTGTTGTCGAACATGACGTGCTTGATCTGCGTGTACTCCTCGAACGAGTACGAGGACATGTCCTTGCCGAAGCCGGACGCCTTGGAGCCGCCGTGCGGCATCTCACTGATGATCGGGATGTGGTCGTTGACCCACACGCAGCCCGCCTTGATCTCGCGTGTGGCACGGTTCGCGCGGTACACGTCACGGCTCCACGCGGACGCGGCGAGGCCGTACGGGGTGTCGTTGGCCAGCCGGATGCCCTCGTCGTCGCTGTCGAAGGGCAGCACCACCAGAACCGGTCCGAAGATCTCGGCCTGCACGATCTCGCTGTCCTGCGCGGCGTCGGCCACGAGGGTGGGGCGGTAGTAGGCGCCGTGCCCGAGGTGGCGCGGGATCTCGCCACCGGTGACCACGCGCGCGTAGGAGCGTGCCCGGTCGACGAACCCGGCGACGCGGTCGCGCTGGGCGACCGAGATCAGCGGGCCGAGGTCGGTGTCCGGCGCGAAGGGATCGCCGAGCCGGACGGTCGCCATGAGGTCGGCCGTCCTGGAGACGAACTCTTCGTAGAGGGGCCTTTGCACGTACGCGCGCGTGGCGGCCGTGCAGTCCTGGCCGGTGTTGATGAGCGAGCCCGCGACCGCGCCGTGCACGGCGGCCTCCAGGTCCGCGTCGTCGAAGACCACGAAGGGAGCCTTGCCGCCGAGCTCCAGGTGGAGGCGTGTGACGGTGGCGGTGGCGATCTCGGCGACCCGCTTGCCGACGGCCGTGGAGCCCGTGAAGGAGGTCATGGCGACGTCGGGGTGTCCGACGAGGTGCTCGCCCGCGTCCTTGCCCGCGCCGGTGACGATGTTGACGACGCCGTCCGGGATGCCCGCCTGGGTGGCCGCCTCGGCGAACAGCAGCGAGGTCAGCGGGGTGAGCTCGGCGGGCTTCAGGACGATGGTGTTGCCCGCGGCGATCGCCGGGAGGACCTTCCAGGCGGCCATCTGGAGGGGGTAGTTCCAGGGGGCGATGGAGCCGACGACGCCGATGGGTTCACGGCGTACGTACGAGGTGTGGTCGCCGGAGTACTCGCCGGCGGACTGGCCCTGGAGGTGGCGGGCCGCGCCGGCGAAGAAGGCCGCGTTGTCGATCGTGCCCGGGACGTCGAACTCCCGGGTCAGCTTGATCGGCTTGCCGCACTGGAGGGACTCCGCCTGCGCGAACTCCTCGGCACGGTCGGCGAGCACCGCGGCGAATCGGTGCATGGCGTCGGAGCGCTCACCGGGGGTGGCCCCGGCCCAGCCGGGAAACGCCTCCCGCGCCGCCTCCACGGCCGCGTCCACGTCCACGGTGCTGGCCAGTTCGTACGTGTAGACCTCGTCGCCGGTGGCGGGGTCGACGACGGTGTGGCCGCGGCCGGACGTGCCCTTGGTCAGCCGGCCGGCGATGTACTGCGCGCCGTCCGCGAAGTGGTCCTGCGCCTGGAAGCGATGGCCCGGATTGTGCATGTCGCTCTCCTCCGCCGCACTCCCCGCAACCCGGGGGTCGGCGTAGCTCCAGCTCGATTTGAGTGCCGATCCTGACAGAGCAACGGTGCTCCAACAAGTGATTCCGTTGTTGCCTTTTGGTTACGCAACGGAATCTGTCGACCAGGTGTCGAGTCGTCCGCGAAAAGGCAGGACGGAGTGTCAGTGGTGCGTGCCACACTCGCGTGCATGGGGAAGATCGATTGTCGGGACACGCTGGTCAGCGCGGTCCGCTCGGGGGCGAGAGTCACGTACCTGCACTTCTGGGGCCATCGGCCGCGCGCGGACGGGCGGGTCGGGGCGAGCTGTCTGAGCCAGTGGTGGCCCTCTCCCTTCACGGCGGACGGGGTGGAGTACCGGACGGCCGAGCACTGGATGATGGCGCACAAGGCACGGCTGTTCGGTGACGCGGAGGCGGAGCGGCATGCGCTGGACGCGTCGAGCCCCGCGCTCGCGAAGAAGGCCGGGAGACTGGTGCGGGGGTTCGACGATGCCGTCTGGGAGCGGGAGCGCTTCGCGATCGTGGTCGAGGGCAGCGTGCGCAAGTTCGCCTCGGACATTCGGCTCGGATCGTTCCTGATGGGTACGGGCGATCGGGTACTGGTCGAGGCGAGCCCCGTGGATCGCGTGTGGGGGATCGGACTGGCCGCGGACGACGAGCGGGCCTTCGACCCCGAGCGGTGGCAGGGGCCGAACCTGCTGGGGTTCGCGCTGATGGAGGCGCGGGACCGGCTGCGGTCCTCCCCGCCTGACGGCCGGCCCGCCCGGGCCTGAGCAGGCGCGGGGAAGCGCGCGCGACCCACGACGCCCCGCCCGGCCACTGGTCGAGCCCCGCAGGGGGCGGGCCACGCTGAAGGCAGGTCACGCTGAAGGCACAAGGGAGGGCGGGGCGGAGCCCAGGCCTGCGTCCGGGTCAGCCGTTGACGGTCAGTGCCGCGCTGTACCCGTCGTCGGTCGTCTCCGAGCCTCCGCCGTCCGACTCGTCGGGCATGACGAGGAAGACCACCACGAACGCGACGGCCAGGGCCATGCCGACGGCGCCGCAGATGATGCCGGCCAGCGCCTGGCCCGGATTGGTGGCCTCCCCGCGGCGCGCCTTGCCCCGGCCGATCGCGCCGAAGATCACCGCGAGGACTCCGCAGGCGAGGGCCACCGGCCACAGACAGAAGCCGACCGCGGCGATGATGCCGAGCACGAGCCCCGCGGTGCCCAGCCCGTTGCTGGGCATCATGGGCATCCCGGGCCAGCCGTAACCAGGACCGCCGGGGCCCATTCCGTAGGCGGCGCCCTGGCTGCCGTACCCGGGGTACCCCGGGTAGCCGTATCCGTAGGGCACCTCGCCCGGCCCTCCCGGCGCGATGGGTGGCGGCGGCACCGGCGACCCCGGAGCGGGGTGGGCGTGCTGGTGCGGCTGCGGGTAGGGGCCGGCCGGGGGCGCGAACGGGTTGCCCGGAAGATCCGGGTACGGAGCGCCCGGAGGTGCGAAGGGGTTCCCCTGCGCCGGGGCGGCCGGGGGCGCGAAGGGGTCGGCGGGGGTGGCGCCCGGCGCGGGCGCGGAAGGGTTGGTCCAGGCCGGCGGACCCGCGGGGTACCCGGCACCGGGAGGCGACGGCGTCCCCGCGGCAGGGAAGGACGTGACCGTCTGCCGGTCGTGGACCGAGGGCGGGAGCGGGCCCGCGTCCGCCGGAGGAGCCCAAAGATTCGGCTCGGCAGGGGCCTTGTCCAGCGGAACCCCCGCCCCCGGACCGGCATCCTCGGGGCGGTCCCGCGGCTCCTCGCCCGGCGCACCCGGCGTCTGCGCGTCGTCGGACATGCGCGGAGTCCCCTCTGTTCTGTCGTACGTGGCGTCATGCTACGGCCCGAGCCCTGCCCGCGCGGACGGCGGCCTACGATGATCCCCGAACCACCGATCAGCCGATCACCCGCGCCGCCGCACACCGGCCCGGCGCCGTTCCTGGGGAGGAACCCTTGACCGACCACCTCGACCCGATCGCCTCCGGCACCCCGCGTGACCTGCACGCCTTCATAGCCGGACTGCCCAAGGCCGAACTCCACGTGCACCACGTCGGCTCAGCCTCCCCCCGGATCGTCTCCGAGCTGGCCGCCCGCCACCCCGACTCCAAGGTGCCGACGGACCCCGAGGCGCTGGCCGACTACTTCACGTTCACGGACTTCGCCCACTTCATCGACGTGTACCTGTCCGTCGTCGACCTCATCCGCACCCCCGAGGACGTACGCCTCCTGACGTACGAGGTCGCCCGCGACATGGCCCGGCAGCAGATCCGCTACGCCGAGCTGACGATCACGCCGTTCTCGTCGACCCGGCGCGGCATCGACGAGGGCGCCTTCATGGACGCGATCGAGGACGCCCGCACGGCCGCCGAGGCCGACTTCGGGACCGTCCTGCGGTGGTGCTTCGACATCCCCGGTGAAGCGGGACTGGAATCCGCCGAGGAGACCGTCCGGCTCGCCACCACCGACAAGATCCGCCCCGAGGGCCTGGTCGCGTTCGGGCTCGGCGGGCCCGAGGCCGGCGTGCCCCGGCCGCAGTTCAAGCCGTACTTCGACCGTGCGATCGCGGCCGGCCTGCACTCCGTGCCGCACGCGGGCGAGACGACAGGGCCGGAGACCGTCTGGGACGCGCTGACGGACCTGCGTGCCGAGCGCATCGGTCACGGTACGAGCTCCGCCCGGGACCCCAGGCTGCTCGCGCACCTCGCCGAGCACCGGATTCCTCTGGAGGTCTGCCCCACCTCCAACATCGCCACCCGCGCGGTCCGCACCCTCGACGAGCACCCCATCAAGGAGTTCGTGCGGGCCGGCGTCGTCGTCACCGTCAACTCCGACGACCCGCCGATGTTCGGCACGGACCTCAACAACGAGTACGCGGTGGCCGCCCGCCTCCTCGACCTCGACGAGCGGGGTCTCGCGGCGCTCGCCAGGAACGCCGTCGAGGCCTCCTTCCTGGACGGCCCCGGCAAGGCGGCCCTCACCGCGGAGATCGACACGTACACCGCTGGCTGGCTCGCACCCTGAACCAGCCACAATGGGCCGATGCGTACCGTGACTGCCGTGGCCCATCGCGGCGACCCCTATCGCGTCCGTGAGAACACCGTCGACTCACTGCGTTCCGCGCTCCGCCAGGGCGCGGACGCGGTGGAGATCGATGTCCGGCTCACCCGCGACGGCGTGCCCGTGCTCCTGCACGACGTCTCGCTGAAGCGGCTGTGGGAGCACGACCGGCCGCTGCTGTCGCTCTCCTGCGACGAGGTGCGGGGCCTCACCTCGGACGGGGTACCCACCCTGGAGGAGGCCCTCAAGGAGACGGACGACGACCGGTTGATGGTCGACGTGCCGGGTCCGGTGGACGCGCGTGCCGTCCGCCGGATCGTCGGCGTCATCCATGACCTCGGCGCCGAGGAGCGCGTGTACTACTGCGCGGGCGCCCGCACCATGCTCGCGGTCCGTGCGGCCGACCCCGCCGCGGAGATCGCCCTCACCTGGACGAGCCTCGCGCCCCCGCGGCCCGCGCTGCTCGACGCGGTGCGCCCGCGCTGGCTCAACTACCGGTTCGGGCTGGTCGACCGGGACCTCGTCGCCCGCGTCCACCGGGACGGCTACCTGATGTCGGTGTGGACGCCCGACACCCGGCGGTCCATGCGGCGCCTCCTCGACGCGGGAGTCGACTCGATCACGACGAACCGCATCGACACCCTGTGCGCCCTGCGCAGGGACTGAGGTTCAGCCGCGTTCGCCGGTCACCCGGGACCTCTGCCGAACCGTCGCCGGGTCGGCCGGCGTCTCGCGGGTGACGTACTGAGGGGTCGGTGCCGTGTCCTGTCCGGTGTCGCGGACGAGGCCGTAGCGGATGGCGCCTTGGCCGGGGCCGGTCATGACGTCCCTGGTCACGGCGTCCCGGTTCGACGGGAAGACGATCAGCCCGTAGTCGCAGCCCCGCTCGTTCTGGGTGAGGGTGACGGTGCCGTCGACGTAGAAGTACTCGTTCTGCCACATCTGCTGGGCGCCGGCCGGCAGGACGGCGTGTCCGACGGCCGGGCCGCCCATGCCGGAGGTGTAGCCGTCGGCGTCCGGGGCGAAGGTGTCGTCCATCCGGCGGCCGCCGCCCGACGCCACGTGGAACAGTTTTCCCCTGAGGCCGGTCCAGGCGGGCATGACCAGGGCGCCCGGCCGCGACTTCGGCGAGATCTGCCAGCGCACCAGGACATAGCCCCGGCCGCTGAGCGTCACACTGTCCCCGCGGTGCTGCATCACGGCCTTGGGGCCGCCGGTGCTGGTGAGTCCGGACTCGGGTCGGCGCGGCAGGTTCCCGGGCCGCGCGTTCGGGTCCGGGGCCTCGTCGACGGCGTCGACGACCGTGCCGTAGAGGTCCGTCCGCGTTCGGGCGGCCGGCGGCGACGGGGCCGGTGTCGCGGTGCGGCCGGGCACCTTCGGCCGTGCGGTGCTCGACGCCGTGCTCGGCGCCGTGGGGGGCGCGGCGGCCCGCGGCGGTGGTTCCGGCTGCGTGACGACGTAGGCGCCGCCCGCGACGAGGGTCGCCCCGGCCGTCATGGCGACGGCCGGCTTGGTCAGCGCGGCGACGGCCTTGGCGGACCAGCCGATGCCGGTGGCGGCGGTCGTGGCGGCGGCCGCCGTCTTGCCGCCGAGGGCGAGCGAGAGCGTGAGACCGACGGGGACGGGGACGAGTGCGATGCCGACGAGCAGCCTCTCCGCCGGGACGACCGCCTCGCCGGGCTCGGCGCAGTGGCGGCAGCCCCGGATGTGCCGGGCCAGCCGCTTGCGCCACACCGAGTCGGGCCGCTCGTCCCAGCGGGCGGTCAGCTCACGCAGCCCGGGGCAGGAGGAGTCGAGGGCCCGCACGATGCCGCGCGCCGCCTCCAGCCGGGCCTTCATCCGCTGGACGCGTACGGCGGCGTGCTGGCGGCTGATGCCGGCGGCCGCCGCCAGTTCGCGTCGGCTCAGTTCGCCCGCGACCTCCAGCCACCACAGCGACAGCAGCTGCCGGTCCTCCTCGTCGAGCCAGCGCACCGCTTCCGCGACCTCACGTCGTTGTCCCTCCAACTGAAGGCGCAGGACGGTGAGTTCGGCGAAGTCGGTGACTTCCTGGGCCGCGTCGTCGGCGAGCGTCTCGGAGGTGCGCCGCCTGGCGCGGTCGCGTATCTGCCGCATGGCGATGGCTACCAGCCAGGAGCGGAAGCTGTCCGGATCGCGCAGTGTGCCGAGGTTGCCGACGGCGCGCAGCATGGTCTCCTGCACCACGTCGTCGACGTCGGCGTGGCCGTTCAGCGCGCGGCCGACGATGTTGTAGACCAGCGGAAGCCAGCCCTCGACGAGTTCGTCGAGCGCGCGCCGGTCACCGGCCTGCGCTGCCGCGATCGTCGTACGCCACTGCCGGCCGTCCACGTACGTCCCTTCCCTGCCGAGGTCGCCCGCCGGGGCCGCCGAAGGTCACTTGCTGTAGAGGAGCGTCCCGAAGCCCAGCTGGTCGAAGCCGCCGCTGTTGGGCCCGTAGTCCCCACCGCCGCCTTCGGCACGTACTTTCTCAGCCATGGCCGAGATATGGGGGACCGAGAGCCGGCGGCGCCGCGCGTAGTGGTTGTGCAAAAGCTCCCAGACCGGCCTGATCTGCCCGCGCCCTATGTCGGAGATCACGGTCTGCTGCTGGTGGGCGCCCCTGGTGCCGTTGCGCCAGGAGTACCTGGTGAAGGGGACGTCGCCGCCGAGGTTGTACCGGGCGACGTACTCGGCGCCCTTCATCAGCCGGTTGCCGTCGTATCCGTAGAGGTCGACGCCCTGGTTCCACGCCATCTCGCAGATCGCGCCGATCAGTCCCATGCCCATCACGGTGTGGCCCTGGTCGCGCCCCGACTCCTGCCACTGGGCCAGGCCCTCGTCCTCGTAGACGAAGGGGGTGGCGTTCTTGATCGAGCCGTTGCCCGGGCCCGTCCTGAAGTACGTCACGGCACGGTCGAACAGGGCGGTGTCGTCGCACAGGATGCCGATCGCCATGATCGAGGCGACGTTGCAGAGGTCCCAGTTCGCCCAGTAGTTGGTGATGACGGCGCCGTTGTGGCGCTTCAGGAAGTCCTCGTTGAGCGGGTGGAAGACCGTGCGCATCATCTTCTGGAAGCGGGCCAGGTCGAAGCCCGGGTGGTCGCGGACGAGTTCGGCGGCGTTGGCGAACTGGTAGCCGTAGATGCCCGACGCCAGGAACCGGTCGGAGTTGCCGGTGACCGCGGTGAGCTCGGCCGACCAGGCGTTCAGGATCGCGACGGCGGCCCCGGCGTTGTCCCGCGTGCCGGCGATCTTCCAG of the Streptomyces aurantiacus genome contains:
- a CDS encoding NADAR family protein; the encoded protein is MGKIDCRDTLVSAVRSGARVTYLHFWGHRPRADGRVGASCLSQWWPSPFTADGVEYRTAEHWMMAHKARLFGDAEAERHALDASSPALAKKAGRLVRGFDDAVWERERFAIVVEGSVRKFASDIRLGSFLMGTGDRVLVEASPVDRVWGIGLAADDERAFDPERWQGPNLLGFALMEARDRLRSSPPDGRPARA
- a CDS encoding DUF4190 domain-containing protein, with amino-acid sequence MSDDAQTPGAPGEEPRDRPEDAGPGAGVPLDKAPAEPNLWAPPADAGPLPPSVHDRQTVTSFPAAGTPSPPGAGYPAGPPAWTNPSAPAPGATPADPFAPPAAPAQGNPFAPPGAPYPDLPGNPFAPPAGPYPQPHQHAHPAPGSPVPPPPIAPGGPGEVPYGYGYPGYPGYGSQGAAYGMGPGGPGYGWPGMPMMPSNGLGTAGLVLGIIAAVGFCLWPVALACGVLAVIFGAIGRGKARRGEATNPGQALAGIICGAVGMALAVAFVVVFLVMPDESDGGGSETTDDGYSAALTVNG
- a CDS encoding adenosine deaminase; protein product: MPARTAAYDDPRTTDQPITRAAAHRPGAVPGEEPLTDHLDPIASGTPRDLHAFIAGLPKAELHVHHVGSASPRIVSELAARHPDSKVPTDPEALADYFTFTDFAHFIDVYLSVVDLIRTPEDVRLLTYEVARDMARQQIRYAELTITPFSSTRRGIDEGAFMDAIEDARTAAEADFGTVLRWCFDIPGEAGLESAEETVRLATTDKIRPEGLVAFGLGGPEAGVPRPQFKPYFDRAIAAGLHSVPHAGETTGPETVWDALTDLRAERIGHGTSSARDPRLLAHLAEHRIPLEVCPTSNIATRAVRTLDEHPIKEFVRAGVVVTVNSDDPPMFGTDLNNEYAVAARLLDLDERGLAALARNAVEASFLDGPGKAALTAEIDTYTAGWLAP
- a CDS encoding glycerophosphodiester phosphodiesterase — translated: MRTVTAVAHRGDPYRVRENTVDSLRSALRQGADAVEIDVRLTRDGVPVLLHDVSLKRLWEHDRPLLSLSCDEVRGLTSDGVPTLEEALKETDDDRLMVDVPGPVDARAVRRIVGVIHDLGAEERVYYCAGARTMLAVRAADPAAEIALTWTSLAPPRPALLDAVRPRWLNYRFGLVDRDLVARVHRDGYLMSVWTPDTRRSMRRLLDAGVDSITTNRIDTLCALRRD
- a CDS encoding RNA polymerase sigma factor encodes the protein MDGRQWRTTIAAAQAGDRRALDELVEGWLPLVYNIVGRALNGHADVDDVVQETMLRAVGNLGTLRDPDSFRSWLVAIAMRQIRDRARRRTSETLADDAAQEVTDFAELTVLRLQLEGQRREVAEAVRWLDEEDRQLLSLWWLEVAGELSRRELAAAAGISRQHAAVRVQRMKARLEAARGIVRALDSSCPGLRELTARWDERPDSVWRKRLARHIRGCRHCAEPGEAVVPAERLLVGIALVPVPVGLTLSLALGGKTAAAATTAATGIGWSAKAVAALTKPAVAMTAGATLVAGGAYVVTQPEPPPRAAAPPTAPSTASSTARPKVPGRTATPAPSPPAARTRTDLYGTVVDAVDEAPDPNARPGNLPRRPESGLTSTGGPKAVMQHRGDSVTLSGRGYVLVRWQISPKSRPGALVMPAWTGLRGKLFHVASGGGRRMDDTFAPDADGYTSGMGGPAVGHAVLPAGAQQMWQNEYFYVDGTVTLTQNERGCDYGLIVFPSNRDAVTRDVMTGPGQGAIRYGLVRDTGQDTAPTPQYVTRETPADPATVRQRSRVTGERG
- a CDS encoding alginate lyase family protein, giving the protein MAEHNKHRVGRRGVLRIAGGVAAAGAVGGLAVSLGGRDSADAAQSGAVAGPGPRPAAAKREFAHPGMLHNPGDLHRAEVRVAAGRDPWLAGWRRLTANRHSASTWKPNPRATIVRGGAGQNYGVLYNDVHAAYQNALRWKIAGTRDNAGAAVAILNAWSAELTAVTGNSDRFLASGIYGYQFANAAELVRDHPGFDLARFQKMMRTVFHPLNEDFLKRHNGAVITNYWANWDLCNVASIMAIGILCDDTALFDRAVTYFRTGPGNGSIKNATPFVYEDEGLAQWQESGRDQGHTVMGMGLIGAICEMAWNQGVDLYGYDGNRLMKGAEYVARYNLGGDVPFTRYSWRNGTRGAHQQQTVISDIGRGQIRPVWELLHNHYARRRRLSVPHISAMAEKVRAEGGGGDYGPNSGGFDQLGFGTLLYSK